Proteins encoded together in one Sylvia atricapilla isolate bSylAtr1 chromosome 2, bSylAtr1.pri, whole genome shotgun sequence window:
- the RAB38 gene encoding ras-related protein Rab-38, with translation MQKHNQKEHLYKLLVIGDLGVGKTSIIKRYVHQNFSPHYRATIGVDFALKVLNWDAETVVRLQLWDIAGQERFGNMTRVYYREAMGAFIVFDVTRPATFEAVTKWKEDLDSKLILPNGKPVPAVLLANKCDQGIDVLMNNGIKMDQFCKENGFVGWFETSAKENININEASRCLVKHIIASESDPVQSVEPDIIKPHLNSSKIVSCSACFKS, from the exons ATGCAGAAGCACAACCAGAAGGAGCACCTCTACAAGCTGCTGGTGATCGGGGACCTGGGAGTGGGCAAAACCAGCATCATCAAGCGTTATGTCCACCAGAACTTCTCCCCCCACTACCGGGCCACCATCGGGGTGGACTTTGCTTTGAAGGTGCTGAACTGGGATGCTGAGACTGTGGTAcggctgcagctctgggacatTGCGG GACAGGAAAGATTTGGAAACATGACCAGGGTGTATTACAGAGAGGCTATGGGGGCGTTTATTGTCTTTGATGTTACAAGACCTGCGACGTTTGAAGCAGTGACAAAATGGAAAGAGGATTTGGACTCTAAGTTGATTCTTCCAAATGGCAAACCTGTGCCAGCAGTCCTATTAGCAAACAAATGTGACCAGGGAATAGATGTTCTTATGAACAACGGCATCAAGATGGATCAGTTCTGCAAAGAGAACGGGTTTGTGGGCTGGTTTGAAACATCAGCCAAG GAAAATATAAACATCAATGAAGCTTCCAGATGCTTGGTGAAACACATAATTGCTAGTGAGAGTGATCCAGTTCAATCTGTTGAACCAGATATTATAAAACCACACTTGAATTCCTCCAAGATTGTCAGTTGTTCAGCTTGCTTTAAATCCTAA